The following coding sequences lie in one Paenibacillus durus ATCC 35681 genomic window:
- a CDS encoding PBECR2 nuclease fold domain-containing protein, giving the protein MEQLDLNMTSDRVIIGRVTEEVLSMLSLSYGEKEIVLWKDRIKYLDKHRADFSSDEAFEKHIKLIPQIIEKPDYVGLHPKGDSIQYIKRIDELMLVAVRISNNKNWAFRSSYPISQETFDTYIASGSVKRVDEDS; this is encoded by the coding sequence GTGGAACAGCTAGACTTGAATATGACGAGCGATAGAGTCATAATTGGAAGAGTGACAGAAGAGGTTCTCTCGATGCTTAGTTTGAGCTATGGAGAGAAGGAGATTGTCTTATGGAAGGACCGAATTAAGTATCTGGATAAACATCGAGCCGATTTTTCCTCAGATGAGGCCTTTGAAAAACACATAAAATTGATTCCCCAAATAATTGAAAAGCCTGACTATGTAGGCCTTCACCCTAAGGGGGATAGTATACAGTACATAAAGAGAATTGATGAATTAATGCTAGTAGCGGTACGAATAAGTAACAATAAAAACTGGGCTTTCCGGTCTTCATACCCAATCTCGCAAGAAACTTTTGATACCTATATTGCATCAGGGTCCGTAAAAAGGGTTGACGAAGACTCATAA
- a CDS encoding FDLD family class I lanthipeptide, which yields MADKNIFELDIQVLKSSSKVEPRTDTVYCTQGCPTATLCNSCYLCW from the coding sequence ATGGCAGACAAAAATATCTTTGAGTTGGACATTCAAGTTTTAAAAAGCAGCAGCAAAGTTGAACCCCGAACGGATACAGTTTATTGTACACAAGGCTGTCCAACAGCTACCCTATGTAACAGCTGTTACTTGTGCTGGTAA
- a CDS encoding DUF6809 family protein produces the protein MRSLLEELYHGNLCPDEKVISNDPNYRQISRKTSEAIEAWKKRYSEEEFEELEALLDLYAQTHGMELASSFTYGFRLGAGMMVEILTGKD, from the coding sequence GTGAGAAGCCTTTTGGAGGAATTGTATCATGGCAATCTGTGTCCCGATGAAAAAGTAATCTCCAACGACCCGAATTATCGGCAGATCAGCCGAAAGACATCCGAGGCGATAGAAGCTTGGAAAAAGCGGTATTCCGAGGAGGAATTTGAGGAGCTTGAGGCTCTGCTGGACTTGTATGCTCAAACGCATGGAATGGAGTTGGCCTCTTCTTTTACATACGGCTTCCGGCTTGGAGCAGGAATGATGGTTGAGATATTAACCGGGAAGGACTAG
- a CDS encoding SIR2 family protein has product MSLETLINTVKHESFHTDDEIKECINELVNEYGTNLFNDDDITQIVSPLRVLICEKLHNEGLLDINFKYFCHDNDEDEETDNLSTRCRYCNVILHEGLENHEVNRVYHFTRKSYEEILQYLASKDEEKYLMQELIKNFESLAKEIDEVIPFLGAGVSTPLKLPNWEGLLKRFEEHLPQNFQREAYKDFINKGNFFGGLEYLIDNSYYITNEDRLKDEIINIMSHADVKIDDEEHNFDDIIDLKSDYYVTTNYDLAMEHFMTKVSCYNTPVCMDEIGNLRNMSTTGNSIIHLHGHINRKPSMIVTKKDYDKLYSKRGTLVQLAAILGSRPLLFIGFSFKDKFFVDMYNKLVKILDTVHYIVLFNPEYEEIRNLNNKNIKVLGLKVSDGNYVKAIKVLFNFVKKNKTL; this is encoded by the coding sequence ATGTCATTGGAAACATTAATAAATACCGTCAAACATGAATCTTTTCATACAGATGATGAGATTAAAGAATGCATTAACGAGCTTGTAAATGAATATGGTACTAACTTGTTTAATGATGATGATATAACTCAAATTGTTTCTCCATTAAGAGTTTTAATCTGCGAAAAACTACACAATGAAGGTCTGTTAGATATTAATTTTAAATATTTTTGTCATGATAATGATGAAGATGAAGAGACAGACAATTTATCAACAAGGTGTCGCTACTGTAATGTTATACTTCATGAAGGATTGGAAAATCATGAAGTAAATCGAGTGTACCATTTTACTAGGAAAAGTTATGAAGAAATACTACAATATCTAGCAAGTAAAGATGAAGAAAAATACTTAATGCAGGAATTAATTAAGAATTTTGAGAGTTTAGCTAAAGAAATTGATGAAGTAATTCCTTTTCTTGGTGCAGGAGTATCAACACCTCTTAAGTTACCAAATTGGGAGGGGTTGCTTAAAAGATTTGAAGAGCACCTTCCTCAAAATTTTCAGAGAGAAGCTTATAAAGATTTTATCAATAAAGGTAACTTTTTCGGTGGACTAGAGTATTTAATCGATAATTCATACTATATAACAAATGAAGATAGATTAAAGGATGAAATTATAAATATAATGTCGCATGCTGATGTGAAAATTGATGATGAAGAACATAATTTTGATGACATTATTGATCTAAAATCCGATTACTACGTTACAACGAATTATGACTTAGCAATGGAACACTTTATGACAAAAGTGAGTTGCTATAATACTCCTGTTTGCATGGATGAGATTGGAAATTTAAGAAATATGTCTACAACCGGAAATAGTATCATTCACTTGCATGGTCACATTAATCGGAAACCTTCAATGATTGTCACTAAGAAGGATTATGATAAGTTGTACTCTAAGAGAGGCACATTAGTTCAGTTGGCTGCAATCCTTGGAAGTAGACCACTATTGTTTATTGGTTTCTCATTTAAGGATAAATTTTTTGTTGATATGTACAACAAATTAGTTAAAATCTTGGATACTGTCCATTATATTGTTCTTTTTAATCCTGAATATGAGGAAATAAGAAACTTAAATAATAAAAATATAAAAGTACTTGGTTTAAAAGTTTCAGATGGAAATTATGTCAAAGCAATAAAGGTACTTTTTAATTTTGTTAAAAAAAATAAGACATTGTAA
- a CDS encoding DUF4238 domain-containing protein, which translates to MTNVRKNHHYVSQSYLKAWGNNHNRVWNYRILVSHNSVPIWSQSSIKSIANHQHLFTRSIVGRDSDEFEIWMDQEIETPAQIALSKVRSNEPLNTHDWECLLRFVALHDIRSPANYINSMNRWNSEMPTVIEEVLQSSVNRLEADENIGSIPTHKNYTDFGIIPMRVSKEIDNNSERGYLKAEVLLGRGLWLFSIRHTLSSTYKVLNKHTWSILLAPEGVEWLTSDNPVVKLNYYNAGSYDFKGGWGNEGTEIIFPLSPSLLLYAKVGERVTLNNISKELSTMLNRFIAENAHRYIFATNPTKETSEIRPRIVNSEDYENEKREWENWHTGQKNLEMEFQELKDARKCDQD; encoded by the coding sequence ATGACAAATGTTCGAAAGAATCACCACTATGTCTCGCAGTCATACCTAAAAGCATGGGGCAATAACCATAATAGAGTATGGAACTACCGGATTTTGGTTTCACATAATTCGGTCCCAATTTGGTCACAATCGTCAATCAAGAGTATAGCTAATCATCAGCATCTATTTACACGGAGTATTGTAGGAAGAGATTCTGACGAATTCGAAATATGGATGGATCAGGAAATTGAGACTCCTGCTCAAATAGCATTATCAAAAGTGCGTTCTAACGAGCCATTAAACACTCACGATTGGGAATGTTTATTACGTTTTGTTGCTCTCCATGATATCCGTTCTCCTGCAAATTATATAAATAGTATGAATCGTTGGAACTCAGAGATGCCAACCGTCATTGAGGAAGTGTTACAATCCTCTGTTAACAGATTGGAAGCAGACGAGAACATAGGAAGCATTCCAACTCATAAGAATTATACAGATTTTGGGATTATCCCTATGAGAGTGTCTAAAGAGATTGATAATAACTCTGAACGGGGGTATTTAAAGGCAGAGGTGCTATTAGGGCGAGGGTTATGGTTGTTTTCTATTCGACATACCCTTTCAAGTACTTACAAAGTATTGAATAAGCATACTTGGAGTATCCTCCTTGCACCTGAAGGGGTAGAGTGGTTAACAAGTGACAATCCAGTAGTTAAGTTAAATTACTACAATGCAGGATCATATGATTTTAAAGGTGGGTGGGGAAATGAAGGAACAGAAATCATATTTCCATTATCTCCAAGTCTGTTGTTGTATGCTAAAGTTGGTGAAAGAGTAACGTTGAATAATATTTCAAAAGAACTTTCTACGATGCTGAATCGATTTATTGCAGAAAATGCTCATCGCTATATATTTGCTACTAATCCGACTAAAGAAACTAGCGAAATTCGCCCACGCATTGTAAATAGTGAAGACTACGAAAATGAAAAAAGGGAGTGGGAGAATTGGCATACTGGACAAAAAAACTTAGAAATGGAGTTTCAGGAATTGAAGGATGCCAGAAAATGCGATCAAGATTGA
- a CDS encoding gallidermin/nisin family lantibiotic, with amino-acid sequence MADKKIFELDVQVLKSASKVEPQVTSAFACTPGCNPTATLCTSCAFNCTYKSPC; translated from the coding sequence ATGGCAGACAAAAAGATTTTTGAATTGGACGTTCAAGTTTTAAAGAGCGCCAGCAAAGTTGAACCCCAAGTCACAAGTGCATTTGCGTGTACACCAGGCTGTAATCCTACAGCTACCCTGTGTACCAGCTGCGCATTTAATTGTACTTACAAATCGCCATGTTAA